A genomic stretch from Terriglobus sp. RCC_193 includes:
- a CDS encoding flagellar hook-basal body protein yields MRALSWSMDSGLYAAYTGLLARTQALETAANNLANANTNGFRAQQDYFRGVLAAYSPEAKSDGLSSAVNQYSMLAGSRLNLAQGQLTTTGNPLDVALNGDGFFQIKTAHGTQLTRDGAFLRASDGTLTTQQGEPVLDAAGAPIVLPTGAVHIGSGGDISVSTADGVSSIAGSLGIVNYSADDLAAVGGNRFTVRDGAKATASSAEVREGQLEGANEDAVQGTMQLMLIQRQAEMMQKALNVFHNEFDKTAAEELGKV; encoded by the coding sequence GTGCGTGCATTGTCGTGGAGTATGGATAGCGGACTCTATGCGGCGTACACCGGACTGCTTGCACGAACGCAGGCCCTGGAAACTGCTGCTAATAATCTTGCGAATGCCAATACCAATGGGTTTCGCGCGCAGCAGGACTATTTCCGTGGTGTGTTGGCGGCTTATAGCCCTGAGGCAAAGAGCGATGGCTTAAGCAGCGCGGTGAATCAGTATTCCATGCTGGCAGGAAGCCGACTCAACCTGGCGCAGGGACAACTAACGACAACGGGAAACCCTCTGGATGTCGCGTTGAATGGCGATGGTTTTTTTCAGATCAAGACGGCGCATGGCACTCAGTTGACAAGGGACGGAGCGTTTCTGCGCGCGAGTGATGGAACGCTGACGACGCAGCAGGGGGAGCCTGTTCTGGATGCTGCTGGTGCACCGATTGTGTTACCCACGGGTGCGGTCCACATCGGCAGTGGTGGAGATATCTCCGTCAGCACGGCGGATGGCGTCAGCTCCATTGCCGGAAGTCTGGGGATCGTGAACTACAGTGCGGACGATCTGGCGGCAGTGGGTGGGAATCGTTTCACGGTGCGCGATGGTGCGAAAGCAACGGCTTCTAGTGCAGAGGTGCGTGAGGGGCAGCTTGAAGGTGCGAACGAGGATGCCGTGCAAGGAACGATGCAACTCATGTTGATCCAACGGCAGGCAGAGATGATGCAGAAGGCATTGAACGTCTTCCATAACGAGTTTGATAAGACCGCGGCTGAAGAGCTGGGTAAGGTTTAG
- the flgG gene encoding flagellar basal-body rod protein FlgG, which translates to MIRALYTAASGMSAQQANLDTVANNLANSSTTGFRRRNLQFEDMYYQNLVTPGAAQTTSTTQAGLQIGLGTHAVSTEVINTQGDFNQTGNQLDLAISGTGFFQITRPDGTTAYTRDGSFHLNSSGQMTDANGELLSPSITIPTNATNVSISQYGVVTATIPGQTTAATLGQIQLATFANPGGLSSVGGNLLVATGASGTPIVDNPGGTTGLGTLQQGYLEASNVDVVEEFVQMVLAQRAYESNSKVIKTADDMYSQVNNMVR; encoded by the coding sequence ATGATTCGTGCACTGTACACAGCTGCCAGTGGTATGAGCGCGCAGCAGGCAAACCTGGACACGGTTGCCAATAACCTGGCGAACTCGTCCACTACCGGATTTCGCCGGCGCAACCTTCAATTTGAAGATATGTACTACCAGAATCTGGTAACACCCGGTGCGGCACAGACCACAAGCACAACGCAGGCGGGTTTACAGATCGGACTTGGAACCCATGCCGTATCAACCGAAGTTATAAACACGCAGGGAGATTTCAATCAGACCGGCAATCAGCTTGACCTTGCGATTAGTGGTACTGGCTTCTTCCAGATAACCAGGCCGGATGGCACCACGGCATATACGCGCGATGGCAGCTTCCATCTGAATTCTTCCGGTCAGATGACGGATGCGAATGGCGAGCTTCTGTCTCCATCCATCACGATTCCGACGAATGCAACGAATGTCAGCATTTCGCAATATGGTGTGGTGACTGCGACGATTCCGGGGCAGACGACTGCGGCCACGCTTGGACAGATTCAGTTGGCGACATTCGCCAACCCGGGAGGTCTAAGTTCCGTTGGTGGCAACCTGCTTGTTGCCACGGGAGCTTCTGGGACTCCGATTGTCGACAACCCAGGAGGCACTACAGGATTGGGCACGTTGCAGCAGGGGTATCTGGAAGCAAGCAACGTGGATGTGGTGGAAGAGTTTGTGCAGATGGTGCTGGCACAACGTGCGTATGAGAGTAATTCGAAGGTGATCAAGACTGCGGATGATATGTATTCGCAGGTCAACAATATGGTGCGTTGA
- a CDS encoding flagellar basal body L-ring protein FlgH — MNPANVSMPVLQYRFIAMSAGVLLLLGAVLMHGQAKPITAANATRSAKDPAVGSLDEYLRKVHAESMANQPAAGAIWTEGSRFSRLAADVRALQTHDLVQVVVSEGLQSSTDGTVKGSRSSSASSAVSSLFQKLSAASAAQNLVNMNAQSALNAQGQSANNSSLTTVLGGEVVEVLPNGMLLIEAARQVEFSQQTQTVVLRGLVRPEDISQANRVLSTSISDLTLQVRGHGIVTDYTHRPNVLVRLLQRALIF, encoded by the coding sequence GTGAACCCCGCGAATGTATCCATGCCCGTGTTGCAATATCGGTTTATTGCGATGAGTGCAGGCGTTCTGCTGCTGCTGGGCGCAGTTCTTATGCATGGGCAGGCGAAGCCGATTACTGCGGCCAATGCGACGCGTTCCGCAAAAGATCCGGCCGTTGGCTCATTGGATGAATATCTGCGAAAGGTGCACGCGGAATCGATGGCAAACCAGCCTGCGGCTGGCGCTATCTGGACAGAGGGAAGTCGTTTTTCTCGGCTTGCCGCAGATGTGCGTGCGCTGCAGACGCATGATCTGGTGCAGGTGGTGGTCTCAGAAGGTCTGCAGTCATCGACGGACGGAACGGTAAAGGGAAGCCGGTCGTCTTCTGCAAGTTCCGCAGTCTCGTCGCTTTTTCAAAAACTATCTGCTGCCTCGGCGGCGCAGAATTTAGTCAACATGAATGCGCAGTCTGCATTGAATGCGCAGGGACAGAGCGCGAACAACTCCTCCTTAACCACAGTGCTTGGTGGTGAAGTGGTGGAGGTACTGCCGAATGGGATGTTGTTGATTGAGGCAGCTCGCCAGGTGGAGTTCAGTCAGCAGACGCAGACAGTGGTATTGCGTGGGCTGGTGCGACCGGAGGATATCTCACAGGCGAATCGTGTTCTTTCCACTTCCATCAGCGACCTGACGTTGCAGGTGCGCGGTCACGGTATTGTCACAGATTACACACATCGGCCAAACGTCCTGGTGCGTCTGCTGCAGCGCGCACTCATTTTCTGA
- a CDS encoding flagellar basal body P-ring protein FlgI, which produces MMQRCLLADPVPTAVQRQARIKDIASIEGIRENQLVGYGIVVGLNGTGDSQQTAFPAQTLAATLLRMGVSIPATSIRVQNMAAVFISASLPPFARSGTRIDLTVSSAGDARSLEGGLLLMTPLYGADGKIYAEAQGPLVLGGYSVSANGNTKSMNHPTTARVPQGGSVERGVALEIAGKTSFMFLLQDADFRSAESVASAINKELGRTAAHAINSRSVELQVKSGEDVPELLSRVEAIEVALYPKAKVVVNERTGTVVIGGNVVLQPASILHGGLAVNIVSEFEVSQPNSFSQGQTKVVQQTQVDVKDKPVNRIDLKGGSTVEDLVRSLQMIGASARDVISILQAMKSAGAMEAEIEVL; this is translated from the coding sequence ATGATGCAGCGTTGCCTCCTTGCAGATCCCGTTCCCACTGCGGTGCAGCGGCAGGCACGCATTAAGGACATTGCATCCATTGAGGGGATCCGCGAAAACCAGCTTGTGGGTTATGGCATTGTCGTGGGCCTGAATGGGACGGGGGATAGTCAGCAGACGGCGTTCCCCGCACAGACACTGGCTGCGACTTTGTTGCGCATGGGGGTCAGTATCCCGGCGACTTCGATCCGCGTACAGAATATGGCGGCTGTCTTTATCTCGGCGTCGCTGCCACCATTTGCTCGATCGGGAACGCGGATTGACCTGACTGTTTCTTCTGCTGGTGACGCTCGCAGCCTGGAGGGCGGGCTTCTTTTGATGACACCGCTTTATGGCGCTGACGGCAAGATTTACGCAGAAGCACAGGGGCCGCTTGTGCTTGGTGGTTACTCCGTTTCTGCCAATGGAAACACTAAGTCGATGAATCACCCAACGACGGCACGTGTTCCGCAGGGAGGTTCGGTGGAACGCGGTGTTGCTCTGGAGATTGCGGGTAAAACAAGTTTCATGTTCCTGCTGCAGGATGCGGATTTTCGCAGTGCGGAGTCGGTTGCGTCTGCGATCAACAAAGAATTGGGCCGTACCGCGGCACATGCGATCAACAGTCGCAGCGTGGAGCTGCAGGTGAAATCTGGAGAAGATGTGCCTGAGCTGCTTTCACGCGTGGAAGCGATTGAGGTCGCACTGTATCCCAAAGCGAAGGTTGTGGTGAATGAACGCACCGGAACGGTGGTCATTGGAGGCAACGTGGTGTTGCAGCCGGCATCGATTCTGCATGGTGGTCTTGCAGTGAACATCGTGAGCGAATTTGAAGTGTCGCAGCCCAATTCGTTTTCGCAGGGACAGACGAAGGTGGTGCAGCAGACGCAGGTAGATGTGAAGGATAAGCCGGTGAATCGCATCGACCTGAAGGGTGGGTCCACCGTGGAGGACCTGGTGCGTAGCCTGCAGATGATCGGCGCGTCAGCGCGTGATGTAATTTCCATTCTCCAGGCGATGAAGTCAGCCGGAGCGATGGAAGCAGAGATCGAGGTGCTGTGA
- the flgM gene encoding flagellar biosynthesis anti-sigma factor FlgM gives MAQMNGIGSNALTNGVVDRTDRTPQTDKPSRSTAVDATKTQASQDVASFSGAGSVLAVASANTDDVRTDRVASLKAAVDSGNYNVPADAVADKLLSSMLE, from the coding sequence ATGGCGCAGATGAATGGGATCGGAAGCAATGCACTGACGAACGGAGTGGTTGACCGGACGGACCGCACGCCACAAACGGATAAACCGTCCAGGTCAACCGCTGTGGATGCTACGAAAACACAGGCATCGCAGGATGTGGCCAGTTTCAGCGGCGCAGGCAGTGTGTTGGCTGTGGCATCTGCCAATACCGACGATGTACGTACGGATCGCGTGGCATCTCTGAAAGCGGCGGTCGATTCCGGCAACTATAACGTTCCTGCCGATGCTGTGGCGGATAAGCTCTTGAGTTCAATGTTGGAATAG
- the flgK gene encoding flagellar hook-associated protein FlgK: MGTLIGLLHLSSSALAADQVALSATASNISNQNTDGYTRRVASFSSSDMVNVSGISTSSGVTATVTAQRDRVLQRSLQQATEASSASSARATALDNVQSLFTIDSSGADASGIGAAISDFFNSVTSLASSASDTNARQTAYTAAQALVTTMNRTASQLASQTASLNQQIGTSVDQVNSLLSNIASLNKQIQQTGGQDTSGLQDQRDQAVLSLAKLVDVNTVTATDGTVNLSLSDGTPLLNGTQAINLSTATVNGNVHILSNGNDVTGSILSGSIGGLLQVRDQDIPAVQQQLDTVVSAIASAVNTQNASGTDASGNAGGDIFSGNTAATLKLAISSGDGIATSSDGSNAAAIGAVASQAIVGSLTASGAFSSMITSLGQTVSSVSTTKSANDAVLAQTSTQVANVSGVSLDTEAANLTQYQRAYEAAAKVMSIVNELMAQAINLGQQTTVS; encoded by the coding sequence ATGGGCACTTTAATTGGTCTTCTGCATCTCAGCTCAAGCGCGCTGGCTGCAGACCAGGTGGCGCTTTCTGCGACTGCATCCAACATCAGCAATCAAAATACCGATGGTTACACGCGCCGTGTTGCCAGCTTTTCCAGCTCGGATATGGTGAATGTGAGCGGCATTTCGACCAGTTCTGGTGTGACTGCGACCGTGACCGCTCAGCGAGACCGTGTTCTGCAACGATCTTTGCAGCAGGCTACGGAAGCTTCGAGTGCCAGCAGCGCGCGCGCTACTGCGCTGGATAATGTACAGTCGCTGTTCACGATCGATAGCTCCGGTGCTGACGCATCCGGGATTGGTGCGGCGATCAGTGACTTCTTTAACAGCGTAACGTCGCTTGCATCGTCGGCTTCAGACACGAATGCTCGGCAGACTGCCTATACCGCTGCGCAGGCGCTGGTAACGACGATGAATCGGACGGCATCGCAACTGGCATCGCAGACGGCATCGCTCAATCAACAGATTGGTACGTCTGTGGATCAGGTCAACAGTCTTCTCAGCAATATTGCATCGTTGAACAAACAGATTCAGCAAACGGGCGGCCAGGATACGAGTGGCTTGCAGGATCAGCGCGACCAGGCGGTTCTCTCGCTTGCAAAGCTGGTGGATGTGAATACGGTCACGGCAACGGATGGCACGGTGAATCTTTCACTGTCAGACGGGACGCCCCTGTTGAACGGAACGCAAGCGATCAACCTGAGTACAGCTACGGTGAATGGCAACGTACACATTCTTTCCAATGGAAATGACGTTACCGGTTCGATTCTGTCGGGCAGTATCGGTGGTTTGCTGCAGGTTCGTGATCAGGATATTCCTGCCGTGCAGCAACAACTGGACACGGTCGTATCGGCGATTGCATCTGCGGTGAATACTCAGAACGCCAGCGGAACTGACGCAAGCGGGAATGCTGGAGGAGATATTTTCTCTGGCAATACTGCGGCAACACTGAAGCTGGCCATCAGCAGTGGCGATGGTATTGCCACATCTTCGGATGGGAGCAATGCCGCGGCGATTGGGGCAGTTGCATCGCAGGCAATTGTAGGATCGCTGACGGCGTCTGGAGCTTTCTCCTCAATGATCACATCGCTGGGGCAAACGGTATCCTCTGTCAGCACAACCAAATCCGCGAACGATGCCGTGCTGGCACAAACCTCGACGCAGGTGGCGAATGTGTCGGGTGTTTCGCTGGATACGGAAGCTGCCAATCTCACACAGTATCAGCGGGCGTATGAAGCGGCGGCGAAGGTTATGTCCATTGTGAATGAACTGATGGCACAGGCGATTAATCTCGGCCAGCAGACGACGGTGTCGTAA
- a CDS encoding flagellin — protein MLNSTTSLQQMLSSLSNLSDQQTRISQEMSSGLRITSLGDDPVASGQAVTMADTLRQDAAFLSTANSATNRMQTADTALGSVVSQLTSAISTATGALSGTGNATTRAVAAQSLASIRDTIVSLANSSYGGAYLFSGSSTATPFTEDASGNVTYTGNNDATSVALTSGGTVSTSLAGSSIFTASGASVFDALNNIITALQSGTSTDPASLVGGLRDALNNVISQRATLNSAQSRLSGESDYITAQKTNLLAQQSSLLSADTPTLATELSAVTTQRSALLSTIAVVQKGSLFDYL, from the coding sequence ATGTTGAATAGCACCACATCATTGCAGCAGATGCTGTCATCCCTATCGAACCTGAGCGATCAACAGACTCGCATCTCGCAGGAGATGTCTTCTGGACTTCGTATCACGTCACTGGGAGATGATCCTGTAGCGTCGGGCCAGGCGGTAACGATGGCCGATACATTGCGGCAGGACGCAGCATTTCTGTCCACGGCCAACAGCGCTACCAATCGTATGCAGACTGCAGATACTGCTTTGGGGTCGGTTGTGTCGCAGCTAACATCCGCGATCAGTACCGCGACAGGCGCGTTGAGCGGCACTGGAAATGCAACAACGCGTGCCGTAGCTGCGCAATCGCTGGCTTCTATTCGCGACACGATAGTCTCACTTGCCAATAGCAGTTATGGCGGAGCTTATCTGTTCTCCGGATCTTCTACCGCAACTCCTTTTACGGAAGATGCTTCGGGAAATGTAACTTATACCGGAAATAACGACGCGACAAGTGTCGCACTGACATCGGGCGGCACGGTGAGCACCTCTCTTGCAGGGAGTAGTATTTTCACGGCATCCGGAGCGTCGGTCTTTGACGCTTTGAACAACATCATTACGGCATTGCAGAGCGGAACATCGACAGATCCAGCATCGCTTGTGGGCGGACTACGGGATGCGTTGAATAATGTCATTTCGCAACGTGCCACTTTGAACTCCGCGCAGAGCCGGCTTTCGGGCGAGAGTGATTACATCACTGCCCAGAAGACGAATCTCCTGGCACAGCAATCGTCGCTGTTGTCTGCCGATACGCCAACGCTCGCAACGGAGCTTTCGGCAGTGACCACGCAGCGCTCCGCGTTGCTGAGTACGATCGCGGTGGTGCAAAAGGGAAGCCTCTTCGACTATCTCTAA